From Stenotrophomonas nitritireducens, the proteins below share one genomic window:
- a CDS encoding S46 family peptidase: protein MTRKPLTAALALGMSLAAVAAHANEGMWMPTQLPELAKTLKEAGFKGDPTQLADVTAPPLSAVVRVGGGTGAFVSDDGLLLTNHHVAYGVIQYNASKEHNFIDDGFIAQGRDDERAANPDYRVLVTGGFDKVTDEVLKDARGKTGRGYYDAVESARKRIVADCEAEGGVRCSVANMYYGSDFYRIRQLELTDIRLVYAPPRAIGNYGDEVDNFMWPRHTGDFTLLRAYVGKDGKPAPYSKDNVPYHPPAHLKMSLDGPKEGDYAMLAGYPGTTYRLRTAGEFANQIDSVLPRRVEVFQQLIDVIEAQGKTSADARTRYASQLQSLKNNRKRAAGELEGLLRSDAKSQRAQDEQAMLASADGKYKADIDALFASLAEERAVGSSEFLVTLMSSQTQLLRSALLLERLRVESLKPDAEREAGYQQRDQALIEGVLKQVQRRYDPTVEKALLTALLTRYQQLPDAQRDAHYDNLFGRTPAELAKHLDELYAQTKLGDEAQRLSRFEAARKGGFIEADPLVSVAAALVMAQLNAERDSKEREGEQLRLRPSYMQALFAWRASQGRAVYPDANSTLRISYGKVEALHPRDAVSYAPVTTVAGIVEKNTNTVPFDAPKPLLAAIAKGDFGSTADPALKTQTVNFLTNLDTTGGNSGSPVLNAKGELIGLNFDSNWESVSASWWFDPRYKRAVHVDMRYLRWLLAKVYPAPALLQEMGVPAE from the coding sequence ATGACGCGTAAACCGCTTACCGCCGCGCTGGCGCTGGGCATGAGCCTGGCCGCTGTTGCCGCCCACGCCAACGAAGGCATGTGGATGCCGACGCAGCTGCCGGAGCTGGCCAAAACGCTGAAGGAAGCCGGCTTCAAGGGTGATCCGACGCAGTTGGCCGATGTCACCGCGCCGCCGTTGAGTGCGGTGGTACGGGTGGGCGGCGGCACCGGCGCGTTTGTTTCCGACGACGGCCTGCTGCTGACCAATCACCATGTGGCTTATGGCGTTATCCAGTACAACGCCAGCAAAGAGCACAATTTCATTGATGACGGCTTCATCGCCCAAGGCCGCGACGATGAGCGCGCCGCCAATCCCGATTATCGGGTGCTGGTGACGGGGGGTTTCGACAAGGTCACCGATGAGGTGCTCAAAGACGCGCGTGGCAAGACCGGTCGCGGTTACTACGATGCGGTGGAGAGCGCACGCAAGCGCATCGTCGCCGACTGCGAGGCCGAGGGCGGTGTGCGCTGCTCGGTGGCCAATATGTACTACGGCAGCGATTTCTACCGCATCCGCCAGCTGGAGCTGACCGATATCCGCCTGGTCTATGCACCGCCGCGCGCGATCGGCAATTACGGCGACGAAGTCGACAATTTCATGTGGCCGCGCCACACCGGCGATTTCACCCTGCTGCGTGCCTATGTGGGCAAGGACGGCAAGCCTGCGCCGTACAGCAAGGACAACGTGCCTTACCACCCGCCGGCACATCTGAAGATGTCGCTGGATGGTCCCAAGGAAGGCGATTACGCGATGCTGGCCGGTTACCCGGGTACTACTTATCGGCTGCGCACCGCTGGCGAGTTCGCCAACCAGATCGATAGCGTGCTGCCGCGCCGCGTGGAGGTGTTCCAGCAGCTGATCGATGTGATCGAAGCGCAGGGCAAGACCAGTGCCGATGCACGCACCCGCTATGCCTCGCAGTTGCAGTCGCTGAAGAACAACCGCAAGCGTGCCGCCGGTGAACTCGAAGGCCTGCTGCGCAGCGATGCCAAGAGCCAGCGTGCGCAGGATGAGCAGGCGATGCTGGCCAGCGCCGATGGCAAGTACAAGGCGGATATCGACGCGCTGTTTGCCTCGTTGGCGGAGGAGCGCGCAGTTGGCAGCAGCGAATTCCTGGTCACCTTGATGTCCAGCCAGACCCAGCTGTTGCGCTCGGCGCTGCTGCTGGAGCGGCTGCGGGTGGAATCGCTCAAGCCCGACGCCGAGCGTGAGGCCGGTTACCAGCAGCGTGACCAGGCCTTGATTGAAGGCGTGCTCAAGCAGGTGCAGCGCCGCTACGACCCGACCGTCGAAAAAGCCCTGCTCACCGCATTGCTGACCCGCTACCAGCAGTTGCCGGATGCGCAGCGCGATGCGCATTACGACAACCTGTTCGGGCGCACCCCTGCCGAATTGGCCAAGCACTTGGACGAGCTGTACGCACAGACCAAGCTGGGCGACGAGGCGCAGCGCCTGTCGCGCTTCGAGGCCGCGCGCAAAGGCGGTTTCATCGAAGCCGACCCGCTGGTTTCGGTGGCCGCGGCGCTGGTGATGGCCCAGCTCAACGCCGAACGCGACAGCAAGGAGCGCGAAGGCGAACAACTGCGCCTGCGCCCGTCCTATATGCAGGCCTTGTTCGCCTGGCGCGCAAGCCAAGGCAGGGCGGTGTATCCGGATGCCAACAGCACCCTGCGCATCAGCTACGGCAAGGTCGAAGCGCTGCACCCGCGTGATGCGGTCAGCTATGCGCCGGTCACCACCGTGGCCGGCATCGTCGAGAAAAACACCAATACGGTGCCGTTCGACGCGCCCAAGCCGCTGCTGGCGGCCATTGCCAAGGGGGATTTCGGCAGTACCGCCGACCCGGCCCTGAAGACCCAGACGGTCAACTTCCTGACCAACCTGGACACCACTGGCGGCAACTCCGGTTCCCCGGTGCTCAATGCCAAGGGCGAGCTGATTGGCCTGAATTTCGACTCCAACTGGGAATCGGTCAGCGCCAGCTGGTGGTTCGACCCGCGCTACAAGCGCGCGGTGCACGTGGACATGCGTTACCTGCGCTGGCTGCTGGCCAAGGTCTACCCGGCGCCGGCGCTGCTGCAGGAAATGGGCGTGCCGGCGGAGTAA
- a CDS encoding winged helix-turn-helix domain-containing protein has protein sequence MASDLNFAPVGAANPMALAPLRIWIVGNLELLQPLLPYGAQIQALDSVEALYRELVIIPCDIVVIDTTRVRTGMVETVEHLRRRDDLGVVLLVDPLTPQLIADGLWAGADACLPHRPDPEFLAAKLYSLRRRLPGEAAQLMENAGPGGDAAPCWSLESDGWDLRGPNGQVLALTEAERAFLSLLFSSPAETVARERLIAALTDQPWSFDPHRIEVLVHRLRNRVQAATGCTLPVRAVRGAGYRLTA, from the coding sequence GTGGCATCGGATCTGAACTTTGCGCCTGTTGGCGCAGCCAATCCCATGGCCTTGGCGCCGTTGCGTATCTGGATTGTTGGGAACCTGGAACTGCTGCAGCCGTTGTTGCCCTACGGTGCCCAGATCCAGGCCCTGGACAGCGTCGAAGCGCTGTACCGCGAGTTGGTGATCATCCCCTGCGACATCGTCGTGATCGATACCACACGGGTCCGCACCGGCATGGTCGAGACCGTCGAGCACCTGCGCCGACGTGATGATCTGGGTGTGGTGCTGCTGGTGGACCCGCTTACCCCGCAGTTGATCGCCGATGGCCTGTGGGCTGGCGCCGATGCCTGCCTGCCGCACCGGCCAGACCCCGAGTTCCTGGCGGCCAAGCTGTACAGCCTGCGCCGGCGCCTGCCCGGTGAAGCCGCCCAACTGATGGAAAACGCAGGGCCCGGCGGCGACGCCGCCCCATGCTGGTCGCTGGAATCCGACGGCTGGGACCTGCGCGGGCCCAACGGGCAGGTGTTGGCGCTGACCGAGGCCGAGCGCGCATTTCTCAGTTTGCTGTTCTCCTCGCCGGCTGAAACCGTGGCCCGTGAACGCCTGATCGCCGCACTTACCGACCAGCCCTGGAGCTTCGACCCGCACCGGATCGAAGTGCTGGTGCACCGCCTGCGCAACCGCGTGCAGGCCGCTACCGGCTGTACCCTTCCGGTCCGCGCAGTTCGGGGTGCCGGTTACCGTTTGACGGCCTAG